From one Pedobacter faecalis genomic stretch:
- a CDS encoding lysylphosphatidylglycerol synthase domain-containing protein, whose translation MTPKYKKAISYALKTGVVFFAFWFIYIKLSTNQNIREFSELLKGIAPSEITWMLTLILCLMLVNWGLEAIKWQNLISRIERISLWRSIESVFCGLTWAIFTPNRIGEYGGRVFFLSPKRRVIGVVAMAVGNIGQMVLTNIFGAAAVCVFLYRYVDIDYRLYYALVVLSAMFCLFMAIFYFNIRWLNGILLSIRFTRKYKKFYNILARLSKRELWHILLLCFARYLVFSTQYFLLFFWLIPNLYYLDILMMVSILFFVQSTLPSLDLFDVGVRSVTASYFFGFLTDQDVAVIACTACIWLVNIIIPAILGSYFVFKLNFFGSNQRS comes from the coding sequence TTGACACCTAAGTATAAAAAAGCTATTTCTTATGCATTGAAGACAGGCGTTGTTTTTTTCGCGTTTTGGTTTATCTATATTAAACTCTCAACCAATCAAAACATCAGGGAGTTCAGCGAACTGCTGAAGGGTATTGCACCTTCGGAAATTACCTGGATGCTTACGCTGATATTATGCCTGATGCTGGTCAACTGGGGTCTCGAAGCCATCAAATGGCAGAACCTGATTTCCAGAATTGAACGGATTTCCCTCTGGAGGTCCATCGAGTCTGTCTTTTGCGGATTAACCTGGGCGATATTTACGCCCAACCGTATTGGCGAATATGGGGGTCGGGTATTCTTTTTATCCCCAAAGAGAAGGGTGATTGGCGTCGTGGCCATGGCGGTAGGCAATATAGGCCAGATGGTGCTTACCAATATCTTTGGCGCAGCGGCTGTCTGCGTGTTCCTGTACCGTTATGTCGATATCGACTATCGCCTCTATTATGCGTTGGTTGTGCTCTCCGCCATGTTCTGCCTGTTTATGGCGATCTTTTATTTTAACATCAGGTGGCTTAATGGCATACTGCTGTCCATCCGTTTTACCCGGAAGTATAAGAAGTTCTATAACATCCTGGCCCGGCTTAGCAAGCGTGAGTTATGGCATATTTTGCTCTTGTGTTTTGCACGTTATCTGGTGTTCAGCACGCAGTACTTTTTGCTGTTTTTCTGGCTTATTCCAAATTTGTATTATCTCGACATCCTGATGATGGTAAGCATCCTTTTCTTTGTGCAATCGACACTCCCTTCGCTCGACTTATTCGACGTTGGCGTGCGCAGCGTAACAGCTTCTTACTTTTTCGGGTTTCTTACAGATCAGGATGTGGCTGTCATAGCCTGTACGGCATGTATTTGGCTGGTCAACATTATTATTCCAGCCATTCTAGGTTCTTATTTCGTATTTAAACTTAATTTTTTTGGAAGCAATCAACGTAGTTAG
- the atpH gene encoding ATP synthase F1 subunit delta yields the protein MAENKAASRYAKSIIDLAIERNALEEVRQDMVSFAQVLESSSELGAILRNPIVPLDKKWGILENVFSGKVHEITRSFMQLLVNKGRSAILPDTATSFVAQYNALKGIVTADVTSATALTPANRAEIEAIVKQQTGAKQVFVNEKVSEKLIGGFILKVGDRQFDASILSGLNKLKKEFAQGVA from the coding sequence ATGGCAGAAAATAAAGCAGCATCCAGATACGCCAAGTCCATCATAGACCTGGCAATCGAGCGCAATGCGCTGGAGGAAGTTAGACAGGATATGGTGTCGTTTGCGCAGGTCTTGGAAAGCAGTTCCGAGCTCGGTGCTATCCTCAGAAATCCGATCGTACCGTTGGATAAGAAGTGGGGTATACTGGAAAACGTGTTTAGCGGTAAAGTACATGAGATCACCAGGTCGTTTATGCAACTGCTTGTCAACAAAGGACGCTCGGCCATTTTACCTGACACCGCTACATCTTTTGTCGCGCAGTATAATGCGCTGAAAGGCATTGTAACGGCAGATGTAACTTCTGCTACGGCATTGACACCGGCTAATAGGGCTGAGATCGAAGCTATTGTTAAGCAGCAGACGGGTGCTAAACAGGTGTTCGTAAACGAAAAAGTAAGCGAAAAGCTTATTGGCGGTTTTATACTTAAGGTTGGCGACAGGCAGTTTGACGCGAGCATCCTGAGTGGATTAAACAAATTGAAAAAAGAATTTGCCCAGGGCGTTGCTTAG
- a CDS encoding ribonuclease HII, with protein sequence MLLHSYQNELLEAGCDEAGRGCLAGPVFAAAVILPKDFVAGELTDSKKLTHEQRCRLRVIIEREAIAWAVAEVDNDEIDRINILNASFLAMHRAVDKLGVRPQYLSIDGNRFKAYPDIPHTCIIKGDGKYLNIAAASILAKTHRDEYMERICPEFPHYKWSQNKGYPTVAHRTAAIEHGLSPFHRKTFSITDPQLELVFENAG encoded by the coding sequence ATGTTGCTGCACAGTTATCAGAATGAGCTCCTGGAAGCAGGGTGTGACGAAGCAGGCCGCGGCTGTCTGGCCGGGCCCGTGTTCGCGGCTGCAGTGATACTTCCTAAAGATTTCGTGGCGGGGGAACTGACCGATTCAAAGAAACTAACGCATGAACAGCGTTGCCGTTTGCGCGTCATCATTGAACGGGAGGCGATAGCCTGGGCTGTAGCCGAGGTGGACAATGACGAGATAGACCGTATCAACATTTTGAATGCATCATTTCTTGCCATGCACCGGGCGGTTGACAAATTGGGCGTACGGCCGCAATACCTGAGTATAGACGGTAACCGATTTAAAGCTTATCCAGATATTCCGCATACCTGCATCATTAAGGGCGACGGCAAGTACCTGAACATTGCGGCGGCCTCCATTCTTGCAAAGACGCACCGCGACGAATACATGGAACGGATTTGTCCTGAATTCCCTCACTACAAATGGAGTCAGAACAAAGGTTACCCTACCGTAGCTCACCGTACGGCAGCCATTGAACACGGGCTATCTCCATTTCATCGTAAAACTTTCTCTATAACAGATCCACAGCTCGAACTGGTCTTTGAAAACGCCGGATAA
- a CDS encoding glycosyltransferase family 4 protein: MKALILTSRVPFPPNSGYPIVVYNTIKGLLRQGVEITLFSLNPGKHAVDTEDIYDPLFENIDFYAFDLDTEVNVLGALFNIFSNQSYNVSRYYHEEAARMLENVIRETEFDIVQFEGLFVVPYLDVIKANSRAKTIYRAHNIEFEVWERIAATERSAPRRAYLQFLARRLRQYETEQINRFDQIFAISEQDRQSILRFGGSAGIDVVPVALDFNNYAADASKTSFPTLFHLGAMDWRPNKEGLEWFLNEIWPDIEKLSSELRFYIAGKHMQREFFDYDSDNVVVEGEVFDAAEFINSKAIMIVPLLSGSGMRVKIIEGMAMNKCIIATSMGAEGINYSNGKDILIANTADEFYRSILQCITNPNRWREIGNSARQTAERDHDINVIAERMVNVYQKLASA, from the coding sequence GTGAAAGCATTGATCCTGACAAGCAGAGTTCCTTTTCCGCCCAACAGTGGCTACCCAATCGTTGTGTACAATACGATAAAGGGATTGTTGCGGCAGGGTGTGGAGATAACCTTGTTTAGCCTGAACCCGGGGAAACATGCGGTAGACACGGAGGATATCTACGATCCGCTGTTTGAGAACATCGATTTCTATGCCTTTGATCTGGACACGGAAGTGAATGTGCTGGGCGCGCTTTTCAATATTTTCTCCAACCAGTCGTACAACGTATCTCGCTACTATCACGAAGAAGCGGCTCGAATGCTGGAGAACGTAATCAGGGAAACAGAGTTTGACATCGTGCAGTTTGAGGGTCTGTTTGTGGTGCCCTATCTGGATGTCATTAAGGCGAACAGCCGGGCCAAAACTATATACCGCGCGCATAACATCGAATTTGAGGTGTGGGAACGGATCGCGGCGACCGAACGTTCGGCGCCGAGACGCGCTTACCTGCAGTTTCTGGCCAGGCGCCTGCGACAATATGAAACAGAGCAGATCAACCGTTTTGATCAGATCTTCGCCATCAGTGAGCAGGACAGGCAGAGCATTTTGCGCTTTGGTGGAAGCGCCGGTATAGACGTGGTGCCTGTTGCACTGGATTTTAACAATTATGCTGCCGATGCCTCCAAAACGAGTTTTCCGACCTTATTTCATTTAGGGGCTATGGACTGGCGGCCCAATAAAGAGGGACTGGAATGGTTTCTCAACGAGATATGGCCGGATATTGAAAAGCTGAGCAGTGAGCTACGTTTCTATATTGCGGGTAAACATATGCAGCGGGAGTTCTTCGATTATGATTCTGATAATGTTGTCGTCGAAGGGGAGGTTTTCGATGCCGCGGAGTTTATAAACTCGAAAGCCATTATGATTGTCCCTCTACTATCCGGAAGCGGGATGCGGGTCAAAATTATCGAAGGAATGGCCATGAACAAATGCATTATTGCGACGAGCATGGGCGCAGAGGGGATCAATTACAGTAATGGTAAAGACATCCTGATTGCCAACACCGCCGATGAGTTTTACCGCTCTATCCTTCAGTGTATAACCAATCCGAACAGGTGGCGCGAGATAGGGAACAGTGCACGGCAAACTGCCGAACGCGATCATGACATCAACGTTATTGCGGAAAGAATGGTCAATGTCTACCAGAAACTGGCAAGTGCTTAA
- a CDS encoding F0F1 ATP synthase subunit B, translating into MELLIPEIGLVILQTIAFLILMFLLAKFAWKPVLAAIKEREQSIDEALNKAELAKQEMARLTAQNEELMKEARDERDRILKEAKLLKDNIVQEAKTQAQQEGSKLIEKAKIEIENQKKAALAELKSQVSSLSLDIAERVLRNQLDDKAKQQELVSSLLKDVELN; encoded by the coding sequence ATGGAATTATTAATACCTGAGATTGGCCTGGTTATCCTTCAAACGATAGCTTTTTTAATATTGATGTTTTTGCTGGCAAAGTTTGCCTGGAAACCTGTTCTGGCAGCGATTAAAGAGCGTGAGCAATCTATCGATGAGGCTTTGAATAAAGCAGAACTGGCAAAACAGGAAATGGCCAGACTGACTGCTCAGAATGAGGAACTGATGAAAGAGGCGCGCGATGAGCGCGACCGCATCCTTAAGGAGGCTAAGCTTTTGAAAGACAATATTGTGCAGGAGGCGAAAACTCAAGCGCAGCAGGAAGGTTCTAAGTTAATTGAGAAGGCTAAGATCGAAATTGAGAATCAAAAAAAGGCAGCTTTGGCAGAATTGAAGAGCCAGGTTTCAAGCCTGTCACTTGATATCGCTGAGCGTGTTTTGCGTAACCAGCTTGATGATAAAGCGAAACAGCAGGAGTTGGTTTCCAGTCTGTTGAAAGACGTAGAATTAAACTAA
- the ruvC gene encoding crossover junction endodeoxyribonuclease RuvC, protein MLAEKKERVIMGIDPGTSIMGYGIILERGSKIELIALGVVRMDHLDDHFLKLQRIFEKTTALIDQYKPDAVALEAPFYGKNIQVMLKLGRAQGTAMAAALARNIPITEYAPKKIKQSITGNGNTSKEQVAAMLQRLLNFKETPEFLDATDGLSVAVCHSFQRTAVLGGSGKSYSGWESFVKTNKTRVK, encoded by the coding sequence ATGTTGGCAGAAAAAAAGGAACGGGTGATCATGGGCATTGACCCAGGAACATCTATCATGGGTTACGGGATTATCCTGGAGCGGGGAAGTAAGATCGAACTCATCGCCCTGGGTGTTGTGCGGATGGACCACTTGGACGACCACTTTCTTAAGCTGCAGCGGATATTTGAAAAAACCACCGCTCTTATTGATCAGTACAAGCCTGATGCTGTGGCGCTTGAAGCGCCCTTTTATGGTAAAAACATACAAGTGATGCTCAAACTGGGCCGCGCGCAGGGCACAGCAATGGCCGCGGCCCTGGCGAGAAATATTCCAATTACCGAATATGCGCCTAAGAAGATAAAACAGTCGATAACCGGCAACGGCAACACAAGCAAAGAACAGGTAGCCGCGATGCTGCAGCGACTGTTGAATTTCAAGGAAACGCCTGAGTTTCTGGATGCGACCGACGGTTTATCGGTCGCGGTATGCCATTCTTTTCAGCGTACCGCGGTTTTGGGCGGCAGCGGAAAATCCTATTCAGGATGGGAATCGTTTGTAAAAACGAATAAAACCCGGGTAAAATAA
- a CDS encoding ABC transporter permease, which translates to MDNPYRKIWRRLSRNVPAVCGLAFIAMLLVVCLLGYLIIPDQTPNANDMQLQLSNQKPGRTFDFLIIGHGATPDKRGLFDRMFFGQPSAIKRIPITSYREAGGYVYAREFIGDDEQSVEGKYPKIKGQNRYRQTFWLGTDMYGRDMLSRMVLGARVSLSVGLISVVISLIIGVSLGAAAGYFGGRVDRLISWFMNVVWSLPSLLLVIAISFSLGKGYWQIFIAVGLSTWVDVARLVRGQVMAMKEAEFVEAARALGFSADRIIIRHILPNIAGSIMVVASANFASAILLETGLSFLGFGAQPPVPSWGSMIREHYGYIIMDGAYLALLPGLAIMLTVYAFNVLAIGLRDAFDVKTQNISV; encoded by the coding sequence ATGGACAACCCCTATCGGAAAATATGGCGCCGGCTGAGTCGTAACGTACCTGCGGTATGCGGATTGGCTTTTATTGCAATGCTGTTGGTGGTCTGTTTGCTGGGTTATCTGATCATTCCCGACCAAACGCCAAACGCGAACGATATGCAACTCCAGTTGAGCAATCAGAAACCAGGGCGTACTTTCGATTTCCTGATCATCGGACATGGGGCGACGCCAGACAAAAGAGGTCTTTTTGACCGCATGTTTTTTGGTCAGCCTTCAGCCATAAAGCGTATTCCCATTACTTCCTACCGGGAAGCTGGGGGTTATGTTTATGCACGCGAATTTATCGGCGATGATGAGCAGTCGGTCGAGGGCAAGTATCCCAAAATTAAAGGCCAAAACCGGTATAGGCAGACCTTCTGGCTTGGGACAGATATGTACGGGCGCGACATGCTGAGCCGTATGGTGCTCGGCGCCAGGGTGTCTTTGTCGGTCGGACTTATCTCGGTCGTTATTTCCCTCATCATCGGTGTAAGTCTTGGTGCTGCAGCGGGTTATTTTGGAGGTAGGGTCGACCGGCTGATCAGTTGGTTCATGAATGTGGTGTGGTCGCTCCCTTCTTTGCTGCTGGTTATTGCCATTTCATTCTCGCTAGGCAAGGGTTATTGGCAGATCTTTATTGCGGTGGGCCTTTCCACGTGGGTAGATGTAGCCAGACTGGTTCGCGGACAGGTGATGGCCATGAAAGAAGCAGAGTTTGTAGAGGCGGCGCGGGCACTTGGCTTTTCAGCCGATAGAATTATCATTCGCCATATCCTGCCCAATATAGCTGGATCAATCATGGTGGTGGCCTCGGCCAATTTTGCCTCGGCCATACTGCTGGAAACTGGGCTGAGCTTTCTGGGCTTCGGTGCCCAGCCTCCGGTGCCCAGCTGGGGAAGTATGATCCGTGAGCATTACGGTTACATTATCATGGATGGCGCATATCTGGCTTTGTTGCCCGGTCTGGCTATTATGCTTACGGTTTACGCTTTTAATGTGCTCGCTATCGGTCTGCGCGATGCCTTTGATGTGAAAACTCAAAATATTTCTGTCTGA
- a CDS encoding glycosyltransferase family 2 protein, which translates to MEAINVVSLIGLVLSLLYFALIALFTRGWLALKYFIPVVKAPRTRVSVIVAARNEAAVIERTIKALLEQTYEKSLTEIIFIDDHSTDATPDIIRRYEGQGVVLIQLNETERLNSYKKKAIQTAIGQARGDLIVTTDADCVMGVNWLSTIIAYYEAGDYKMISCPVAYFEERTFFERAQSLEFLYLIGMGASTIGNGMPSTCNGANLAYQRRAFYEVGGFSGIDNLASGDDELLLHKMAAKYPDSIGFLKSREAIVYTHAKPDLEAFIQQRKRWASKSTRYQNKIIIALGIGVWLFNLSMLISIVAAMFDPRYLSTAGVQLLVKICAELIFLYGVTAFAGRRSLLQLLPVLSVLHILYIVYIGIAGNSGKYNWKGRMVR; encoded by the coding sequence TTGGAAGCAATCAACGTAGTTAGTTTGATCGGTTTGGTACTCTCCCTGCTGTATTTTGCGCTTATTGCCCTGTTCACCAGAGGCTGGTTGGCCTTAAAGTATTTCATTCCGGTGGTTAAGGCCCCGCGTACCCGGGTATCTGTCATCGTCGCGGCTAGAAATGAGGCTGCCGTAATTGAACGTACCATAAAAGCGCTGCTTGAGCAAACTTACGAGAAGTCGCTTACTGAGATCATTTTTATCGACGACCATTCTACGGATGCCACGCCAGATATCATACGCCGTTATGAAGGCCAGGGCGTTGTGCTGATCCAGCTAAATGAAACGGAGCGATTGAATTCGTATAAGAAGAAGGCTATCCAGACAGCCATAGGTCAGGCCAGGGGTGATCTGATCGTTACTACCGATGCCGATTGTGTAATGGGCGTTAACTGGTTGTCAACCATCATAGCTTATTATGAAGCGGGGGACTATAAGATGATATCGTGTCCGGTGGCATACTTCGAGGAGCGAACTTTTTTTGAACGGGCACAATCACTCGAATTCCTGTACCTGATCGGTATGGGCGCCTCTACTATAGGAAATGGAATGCCCTCCACCTGTAACGGAGCCAATCTGGCCTACCAGCGCAGGGCTTTCTATGAGGTAGGTGGCTTTAGCGGCATCGATAATCTCGCATCTGGCGATGATGAATTGCTGCTGCATAAAATGGCCGCAAAATACCCCGACTCCATCGGCTTTCTAAAAAGCAGGGAAGCTATCGTATATACTCATGCCAAGCCAGATTTGGAGGCTTTTATTCAGCAGCGTAAACGCTGGGCATCTAAAAGCACGCGGTATCAGAACAAAATCATCATTGCACTTGGAATCGGCGTATGGCTTTTTAACCTCAGTATGCTGATCAGCATTGTTGCAGCTATGTTCGACCCGCGATATTTGTCGACTGCCGGCGTACAACTGCTTGTTAAGATCTGTGCCGAACTGATTTTCTTGTACGGGGTAACGGCCTTTGCTGGCAGACGAAGCCTATTGCAACTATTACCCGTGCTGAGCGTTTTGCATATTCTCTATATTGTGTATATTGGAATTGCCGGAAATTCAGGTAAATACAACTGGAAAGGCAGAATGGTAAGGTAA
- the gcvT gene encoding glycine cleavage system aminomethyltransferase GcvT translates to MKNTALTEKHVALGAKMVPFAGYNMPVQYEGINVEHATVRNGVGVFDVSHMGEFILKGGDALDLIQRVTSNDASKLYDGKVQYSCLPNEDGGIVDDLLVYRIDEKTYMLVVNASNIEKDWNWIQRFNDKGVEMHNISDRTSLLAIQGPKAAEALQSLTEVDLASMEYYNFVKGTFAGVDNVVISATGYTGAGGFEIYFDNEHAFKIWDAIFEAGKPSNIKPIGLGARDTLRLEMGFCLYGNDIDDTTSPIEAGLGWITKFTKRFTNSESLLAQKEAGIKRKLVGFEMIERGIPRHDYEIVDAEGTVIGRVTSGTQSPSLQKAIGMGYVAKGQDKEGTEIFINIRNSKVKARVVKFPFK, encoded by the coding sequence ATGAAGAATACTGCATTAACAGAAAAGCATGTCGCTTTAGGCGCCAAAATGGTACCATTTGCCGGTTACAATATGCCGGTTCAATATGAAGGCATCAATGTAGAACATGCAACTGTAAGAAACGGTGTAGGTGTTTTTGATGTAAGCCATATGGGTGAGTTCATTCTGAAGGGCGGCGACGCGCTTGACCTTATTCAGCGCGTTACGAGCAACGATGCTTCCAAATTGTATGATGGGAAAGTGCAGTATTCTTGTCTGCCTAACGAAGATGGCGGTATTGTTGACGACCTTCTGGTGTACCGGATCGATGAAAAAACCTATATGCTGGTGGTGAACGCTTCCAACATCGAAAAGGACTGGAACTGGATTCAGCGCTTTAACGATAAAGGGGTAGAGATGCACAACATCTCCGACCGTACTTCCCTGCTGGCAATCCAGGGTCCTAAGGCTGCAGAAGCGTTGCAGAGTCTTACGGAGGTCGACCTTGCTTCTATGGAGTATTACAATTTCGTAAAAGGCACCTTTGCCGGTGTCGATAATGTGGTGATCTCCGCGACAGGATATACAGGCGCAGGCGGGTTTGAAATTTATTTTGATAACGAACATGCGTTTAAGATCTGGGATGCGATTTTTGAGGCTGGCAAGCCATCTAATATTAAGCCTATAGGTTTGGGCGCCCGCGATACTTTACGATTGGAAATGGGCTTCTGTCTGTACGGAAATGATATTGACGATACCACTTCTCCTATCGAAGCCGGATTGGGCTGGATTACCAAGTTTACCAAGCGCTTTACCAATTCTGAGAGTCTGTTAGCTCAAAAAGAGGCTGGTATTAAAAGAAAGCTTGTCGGTTTTGAAATGATAGAACGGGGAATTCCAAGACATGATTATGAAATCGTGGATGCAGAAGGTACCGTAATAGGTCGCGTTACTTCCGGTACGCAGTCACCCTCGCTTCAAAAGGCCATTGGAATGGGTTATGTAGCCAAAGGCCAGGACAAAGAAGGCACAGAAATTTTTATAAATATTCGCAATAGCAAGGTTAAGGCCAGGGTTGTGAAATTCCCTTTTAAATAG
- the atpA gene encoding F0F1 ATP synthase subunit alpha, translating into MVEVRPDEVSAIIRQQLAGFKSTAELEEVGTVLQVGDGIARVYGLTKVQSGELVEFETGLQGIVLNLEEDNVGVVLLGPHDDIKEGDTIKRTKKIASIKVGEGMLGRVVNTLGQPIDGKGPILGETYEMPIERKAPGVIYRQPVTEPLQTGIKAIDGMIPIGRGQRELVIGDRQIGKTAVCIDTIINQKEFYEAGNPVYCIYVACGQKASTVANIVRTLEENGAMPYTVVVAASAAEPAPLQFYAPFSGAAIGEFFRDTGRPALIVYDDLSKQAVAYREVSLLLRRPPGREAYPGDVFYLHSRLLERAAKINANDDIAKNMNDLPESIKGIVKGGGSLTALPIIETQAGDVSAYIPTNVISITDGQIFLESNLFNSGIRPAINVGISVSRVGGNAQIKSMKKVAGTLKLDQAQYRELEAFSKFGSDLDAATKSVLDKGARNVEILKQGQFSPMTVEKQVAIIYIGTKNLMRSVPVNKVKEFEVEYLQQLELRHPETLKALKAGKFDDEITGVLETVAKELSAKY; encoded by the coding sequence ATGGTAGAGGTAAGACCAGACGAAGTATCGGCAATCATCAGGCAGCAATTGGCGGGCTTCAAATCAACGGCGGAACTTGAAGAAGTTGGTACCGTATTGCAAGTGGGCGATGGTATTGCCCGTGTTTACGGCCTGACCAAGGTTCAGTCCGGCGAATTAGTTGAGTTCGAAACAGGCTTGCAGGGTATCGTGTTAAACCTTGAAGAAGATAACGTGGGTGTGGTACTTTTAGGTCCGCACGACGATATCAAAGAAGGTGACACTATTAAACGTACCAAGAAGATCGCCTCGATCAAAGTGGGTGAGGGTATGCTGGGCCGCGTTGTAAACACGCTTGGTCAGCCTATTGATGGTAAGGGACCTATCCTGGGCGAAACTTACGAAATGCCGATTGAGCGTAAAGCACCGGGTGTAATTTATCGTCAGCCGGTTACCGAACCTTTGCAGACTGGTATCAAAGCTATCGATGGGATGATTCCAATTGGCCGCGGTCAGCGTGAGCTTGTGATTGGTGACCGTCAGATCGGTAAGACTGCCGTTTGTATTGATACAATCATCAACCAGAAAGAATTTTACGAAGCAGGTAACCCTGTGTATTGTATATATGTTGCCTGTGGACAAAAAGCAAGTACTGTTGCGAACATTGTCCGTACCCTCGAGGAGAACGGCGCCATGCCATACACTGTGGTTGTTGCGGCTTCAGCAGCTGAACCGGCTCCTCTACAGTTCTATGCTCCGTTCTCAGGTGCAGCGATAGGCGAATTTTTCCGTGATACTGGTCGGCCAGCCCTGATCGTTTATGACGATTTGTCTAAACAGGCTGTGGCTTACCGCGAAGTATCTCTGCTGCTTCGTCGTCCACCGGGCCGTGAGGCTTATCCAGGAGACGTGTTCTATCTGCACAGCCGTTTATTGGAGCGTGCTGCGAAGATTAACGCTAACGATGATATCGCAAAAAACATGAACGATTTACCTGAATCTATTAAGGGTATCGTAAAAGGTGGTGGTTCGTTAACAGCCCTTCCGATTATCGAAACTCAGGCTGGTGACGTTTCTGCCTATATTCCGACGAACGTAATTTCGATCACCGACGGACAGATTTTCCTCGAGAGTAACCTGTTCAATTCGGGTATCCGTCCTGCAATCAACGTAGGTATCTCGGTATCACGTGTAGGTGGTAACGCGCAGATCAAATCGATGAAGAAAGTTGCAGGTACCTTAAAGCTTGACCAGGCACAGTATCGCGAACTTGAAGCTTTCTCTAAATTCGGATCTGACCTTGATGCGGCAACTAAATCGGTACTGGATAAAGGCGCGCGCAACGTGGAGATCCTGAAACAGGGACAATTCTCGCCAATGACGGTTGAGAAGCAGGTTGCGATCATCTATATCGGAACAAAGAACCTGATGCGGTCTGTACCAGTTAACAAAGTGAAAGAATTTGAAGTTGAGTATTTACAGCAGCTTGAATTGCGTCATCCTGAGACTTTGAAAGCCTTAAAGGCCGGCAAGTTTGATGACGAGATCACTGGAGTGCTGGAAACCGTAGCGAAAGAACTTTCAGCTAAATATTAA
- the atpG gene encoding ATP synthase F1 subunit gamma, with amino-acid sequence MANLKEVRNRIASVQSTQQITKAMKMVSAAKLKRATNAIVQLRPYATKLKEILGNLSASLEGSSSPFIQEREPNKVLIVAVSSNRGLAGAFNTNVIKTTNNLISEKYSEQYKNGNVSILAIGKKTQDFYEKRGYNTVGNNNEIFNALTFENVTKITDSIMDGFEKGKYDRVELVYNRFKNAAVQILTTEQLLPLPKNEETEVAQVSNTDYVLEPSKERIVEQLIPKSIKIQLYKAVLDSHASEHGARMTSMDKATENAGDLLKALKLSYNQARQAAITTELTEIVSGAAALNG; translated from the coding sequence ATGGCTAATTTAAAAGAAGTAAGAAATCGCATTGCATCGGTTCAGTCTACCCAGCAGATCACCAAGGCCATGAAAATGGTTTCGGCTGCTAAGCTGAAACGTGCGACCAACGCTATTGTTCAGTTACGGCCTTATGCAACCAAACTTAAGGAAATCCTGGGTAATCTTTCTGCCAGCCTGGAGGGTTCATCTTCTCCTTTTATTCAGGAGAGAGAGCCTAACAAAGTGTTGATCGTTGCGGTATCTTCTAACCGCGGTTTGGCGGGGGCTTTTAACACGAACGTCATTAAAACGACGAACAACCTTATTTCAGAAAAATACAGCGAGCAGTACAAGAATGGTAACGTAAGCATTCTGGCGATCGGTAAGAAGACTCAGGACTTCTATGAAAAGCGTGGATACAATACGGTTGGCAACAATAATGAGATCTTTAATGCGCTGACCTTCGAAAATGTAACTAAAATTACCGATTCCATCATGGATGGCTTTGAAAAAGGAAAGTATGACCGGGTAGAACTTGTTTATAACCGCTTTAAGAACGCCGCAGTTCAGATCCTGACCACCGAGCAATTATTGCCTTTGCCTAAGAATGAGGAAACTGAGGTCGCCCAGGTATCTAATACTGACTATGTTCTTGAGCCTTCTAAAGAGCGCATTGTGGAGCAGCTGATCCCGAAATCGATTAAGATTCAATTGTATAAAGCAGTGCTTGATTCGCACGCCTCTGAGCATGGCGCTCGGATGACTTCAATGGATAAGGCAACTGAAAACGCGGGCGATCTGCTTAAGGCCCTGAAGTTGTCGTATAACCAGGCGCGTCAGGCGGCTATTACAACGGAGCTGACGGAAATTGTGAGTGGTGCAGCAGCATTGAACGGTTAA
- the atpE gene encoding ATP synthase F0 subunit C, with translation MTGSIAAIGAGLAAIGAGLGIGRIGGSAMDGIARQPEAASKIQTAMLIAAAFVEAVALFAVVVALMGNG, from the coding sequence ATTACAGGAAGTATTGCTGCAATTGGTGCAGGACTAGCCGCGATTGGCGCTGGTCTGGGTATCGGACGCATTGGTGGTTCGGCTATGGATGGTATTGCCCGTCAGCCTGAAGCTGCCTCTAAAATCCAAACTGCAATGTTGATCGCTGCAGCATTCGTTGAAGCTGTTGCGCTTTTCGCAGTGGTTGTTGCCCTGATGGGTAATGGCTAA